A genomic window from Acidobacteriota bacterium includes:
- a CDS encoding TonB-dependent receptor, which translates to MTLRLRHLTPPLVLLLAFASAPITARANEPPASPPCAITGIVVDQSGLPLPGVVVWIGPADVAGPPDDLATTTQADGRFAWCSVPDGPLDVRATLDGFRLAGRVSVQGGATPQTLSLVMQPAIAEQIVVTATRTRVALTEVPVRTEVVPTEAIALLRPRTLADALAFTPGVRVEDNCQTCNFSQVRLLGLDGAYTQFLLDGQPVVSSLAQVYGVEQIPARMVERVEIVKGGGSALYGSGSVGGVVNVIPREPARSGAAFSVQSSAIDGRTNPSVDGVADWVNADRTTLVSAYGQADRLRAYDFSGDGFTEIGKRRFEAAGARAAQYLLAGRGKLTADVHWVHEYRRGGDALDRPETEAEITERADTAGLTSSLVWFQSVSRAFDYRVSAAHATTDRDTYYGAGGDPNAFGTSASTMLVLDSQLNHYTGRHVLSWGVQHSRERLVDEQPAYDRTLDETYTNTGVFVQDSWSFRPGWELLSGLRFDKHSALARAGVSPRVAVMWSPRPALTFRANASTGFRAPQVFDEDLHINAVNGESIIITNAPDLEKESSTSVLAGAEWRPDVGMGQALFEVNVFHTRLERLFFVRDADIEATPIREFERTNLGGATVRGVEVNLGWGIGDRVIVQGGFVRQQARYDAPEPDFGSRDFYRTPRTSLLGLASWKAPVGDVLVAARYHDGMLVPHYAGYIDEDRLERTPGFFELDASIARRLHEHVTLLVTGKNLTNAFQRDFDQGPRRDSGYIYGPRFPRSIGVALKVEF; encoded by the coding sequence ATGACCCTCCGCCTCCGTCACCTCACGCCTCCCCTCGTGCTCCTGCTCGCATTCGCGTCCGCCCCCATCACCGCCCGCGCCAACGAACCGCCGGCCTCGCCTCCGTGCGCGATCACCGGCATCGTCGTCGACCAGAGCGGCCTGCCCCTGCCCGGCGTCGTCGTCTGGATCGGACCGGCCGATGTCGCCGGCCCGCCAGACGACCTCGCGACCACGACTCAGGCCGACGGGCGGTTCGCGTGGTGCTCGGTCCCCGACGGCCCGCTCGACGTGCGTGCCACCCTCGATGGATTTCGTCTCGCTGGACGCGTCTCGGTTCAGGGCGGCGCCACACCGCAGACGCTCTCGCTCGTCATGCAACCCGCGATCGCGGAGCAGATCGTCGTGACGGCCACCCGCACGCGCGTGGCCCTCACCGAGGTGCCCGTCCGCACCGAGGTCGTGCCGACGGAGGCCATCGCCCTGCTCAGGCCCCGTACGCTGGCCGACGCGCTCGCCTTCACGCCAGGCGTCCGCGTCGAGGACAACTGCCAGACCTGCAACTTCAGCCAGGTGCGCCTCCTGGGCCTCGACGGCGCCTACACGCAGTTCCTGCTCGACGGCCAGCCGGTCGTCTCGTCGCTCGCGCAGGTCTATGGCGTCGAGCAGATCCCCGCCCGCATGGTCGAGCGGGTGGAGATCGTCAAGGGTGGCGGGTCGGCCCTCTACGGGTCGGGGTCGGTTGGCGGGGTCGTCAACGTGATCCCCCGCGAACCCGCACGCTCTGGCGCCGCGTTCAGTGTGCAGTCGAGCGCGATCGATGGGCGGACGAACCCGTCCGTCGACGGGGTCGCCGACTGGGTAAACGCCGATCGGACCACGCTGGTCTCGGCGTACGGCCAGGCCGATCGCCTGCGCGCCTACGACTTCTCGGGTGACGGCTTCACCGAGATCGGCAAGCGCCGGTTCGAGGCCGCCGGCGCGCGCGCCGCGCAGTACCTGCTGGCGGGCCGTGGCAAGCTCACGGCCGACGTCCACTGGGTGCACGAGTACCGGCGCGGCGGCGACGCGCTCGACCGTCCGGAAACCGAGGCCGAGATTACCGAGCGTGCCGACACCGCCGGCCTCACGTCGAGTCTCGTGTGGTTCCAGAGCGTGTCACGCGCGTTCGACTACCGCGTTTCGGCGGCGCACGCCACGACCGATCGCGACACCTACTACGGCGCCGGCGGTGACCCCAACGCCTTCGGCACCTCCGCGAGCACGATGCTGGTGCTCGACTCGCAGCTGAACCACTACACGGGCCGCCACGTCCTCTCGTGGGGCGTGCAGCACTCGCGAGAGCGGCTCGTCGACGAACAGCCGGCCTACGACCGGACACTCGACGAGACCTACACCAACACCGGCGTCTTCGTGCAGGACTCCTGGTCGTTCCGCCCGGGCTGGGAGCTGCTGTCGGGCCTGCGCTTCGACAAGCACTCCGCCCTCGCGCGCGCGGGCGTGTCGCCGCGCGTCGCGGTGATGTGGTCGCCACGGCCGGCCCTCACGTTCCGCGCCAATGCCTCGACGGGCTTCCGCGCGCCTCAGGTGTTCGACGAGGACCTCCACATCAACGCCGTCAATGGCGAGAGCATCATCATCACCAACGCGCCGGACCTCGAGAAGGAGTCGTCGACGAGTGTCCTGGCCGGCGCCGAGTGGCGCCCCGACGTCGGGATGGGCCAGGCGCTCTTCGAGGTCAACGTGTTCCACACCCGGCTCGAACGGCTCTTCTTCGTCCGCGACGCCGACATCGAGGCCACCCCCATCCGCGAGTTCGAGCGGACGAATCTCGGTGGCGCCACCGTGCGCGGCGTCGAAGTGAACCTCGGCTGGGGCATCGGCGACCGCGTCATCGTGCAGGGCGGCTTCGTGCGGCAGCAGGCCCGCTACGACGCCCCCGAGCCCGACTTCGGGAGCCGCGACTTCTACCGGACGCCGCGAACGAGCCTGCTCGGCCTCGCGAGCTGGAAGGCGCCGGTGGGCGACGTGCTCGTGGCCGCGCGATACCACGACGGCATGCTCGTCCCGCACTACGCCGGCTACATCGACGAAGACCGGCTGGAGCGGACACCAGGCTTTTTCGAGCTCGACGCGAGCATCGCGCGGCGTCTCCACGAGCACGTCACGCTGCTCGTCACGGGTAAGAACCTCACGAACGCGTTCCAGCGCGACTTCGACCAGGGGCCGCGGCGCGACTCGGGCTACATCTACGGGCCGCGGTTCCCGCGGTCGATCGGCGTGGCGCTCAAGGTGGAGTTCTGA
- a CDS encoding TlpA family protein disulfide reductase, translated as MDRGARASGRWALAASAVALFGVAMPVEATSRVKDTQEPLTLRQVLAHAPAHDLAGQPVAMAIAEARLTIVYAWATWCGQCLQTLPKLTALDERLGPHGLRIVGLNVDAAPKRQILPWLARHRVTWPQWHDGRGRHGPLARRLQLVGVPRLLVFDAEGRLIASDPSDTQLRAWLAAAFDNAGPAPVAEAGATPRRRLPH; from the coding sequence GTGGACCGCGGGGCTCGAGCGTCGGGACGGTGGGCGCTGGCGGCAAGCGCCGTGGCGCTCTTTGGCGTGGCGATGCCGGTCGAGGCCACTTCCAGGGTGAAGGACACGCAAGAGCCGTTGACGCTGCGCCAGGTACTCGCTCACGCACCGGCACACGACCTGGCCGGCCAGCCAGTCGCGATGGCCATCGCCGAAGCGCGGCTCACGATCGTCTACGCCTGGGCCACCTGGTGCGGCCAGTGCCTGCAGACCCTGCCGAAGCTGACGGCGCTCGACGAGCGCCTCGGCCCTCACGGCCTGCGCATCGTCGGGCTCAACGTCGACGCCGCGCCGAAGCGGCAGATCCTGCCATGGCTTGCGCGGCACCGCGTGACGTGGCCGCAGTGGCACGACGGCCGCGGGCGTCACGGCCCGCTCGCCAGACGACTGCAGCTCGTCGGGGTCCCCAGGCTACTGGTCTTCGACGCGGAAGGACGCCTCATCGCCTCCGACCCCAGCGACACGCAACTTCGCGCGTGGCTGGCGGCCGCCTTCGACAACGCCGGCCCGGCTCCGGTGGCGGAGGCGGGCGCGACGCCCCGCCGCCGGCTGCCCCACTGA
- a CDS encoding N-acetyltransferase yields the protein METPTVTHHPDGHKGAFVIERDGQRLATMTYSRAGQTLAIIDHTDVAPSLRGTGAGAALVAAAVEWARAGGLRLLPLCPFAKSVFDRTPEYQDVRSG from the coding sequence ATGGAGACACCGACGGTCACGCACCACCCCGATGGCCACAAAGGCGCCTTCGTGATCGAGCGCGACGGGCAGCGGCTGGCCACGATGACCTACTCGCGGGCCGGCCAGACGCTCGCCATCATCGACCACACCGACGTCGCCCCCTCGCTCAGGGGCACGGGCGCGGGCGCCGCGCTCGTGGCAGCCGCAGTCGAGTGGGCTCGCGCCGGCGGTCTGCGACTGCTGCCCCTCTGTCCGTTCGCGAAGTCGGTCTTCGACCGGACGCCCGAGTACCAGGACGTCCGGTCGGGCTGA
- a CDS encoding pirin family protein, translating into MSKPTVAAEVCLSLGAAGQQLEALAVRETALGELPVARALPLKGRRLVGPWCFLDRFGPLTFASGTPMDVAPHPHIGLQTVTWLLDGEVAHDDSLGCESVLRPGAVNVMTSGGGIAHSERTPRDHSGRLNGVQLWTALPEAHRHGPAAFAHVDRVPAIEMAGGIVRVFSGAAAGVVSPAPHFSELVGADLTVHPRHTLTIPLRHDFEHGLLLLDGDCAFEGRALDPRTFYYLGTRRTEAAFSTSQGARVLLVGGVPFPETILMWWNFVARTPEEIAEARNDWEARRRFGEVVRYGGPRLSAPDLLHLARAEPVS; encoded by the coding sequence ATGAGCAAACCCACGGTCGCCGCGGAAGTGTGCCTCTCGCTCGGCGCAGCCGGGCAGCAACTCGAAGCGCTCGCCGTCCGTGAGACGGCGCTCGGTGAGCTACCCGTCGCGCGGGCACTGCCGCTCAAGGGAAGGCGCCTCGTCGGCCCGTGGTGCTTTCTCGACCGCTTCGGCCCCCTCACCTTCGCGAGCGGAACCCCAATGGACGTCGCCCCACACCCGCACATCGGGCTGCAGACGGTCACCTGGCTGCTCGACGGCGAGGTCGCGCACGACGACAGCCTCGGCTGCGAGTCCGTCCTCCGCCCCGGCGCGGTGAACGTCATGACGTCGGGTGGCGGCATCGCGCACTCGGAGCGGACGCCGCGTGACCACAGCGGCCGGCTCAACGGCGTTCAGCTCTGGACCGCCCTGCCTGAAGCCCACCGCCACGGGCCGGCGGCGTTCGCGCACGTCGATCGGGTCCCCGCCATCGAGATGGCCGGCGGCATCGTCCGGGTCTTCTCGGGCGCGGCCGCCGGCGTCGTGTCGCCCGCACCGCACTTCTCGGAACTCGTCGGGGCCGACCTCACGGTGCATCCGCGCCACACGCTGACCATCCCCTTGCGCCACGATTTCGAACACGGGCTTCTCCTGCTCGACGGCGATTGTGCCTTCGAGGGCCGGGCGCTCGACCCACGGACGTTCTACTACCTCGGCACACGCCGGACCGAGGCGGCGTTCAGCACCTCCCAGGGCGCGCGCGTGCTCCTCGTCGGCGGCGTCCCGTTCCCCGAGACGATCCTGATGTGGTGGAACTTCGTCGCGCGCACGCCCGAAGAGATCGCAGAGGCTCGAAACGACTGGGAAGCCAGGCGGCGGTTCGGCGAGGTCGTGCGATACGGCGGACCCCGACTGAGCGCACCCGACCTGCTGCACCTGGCACGGGCCGAACCGGTGAGCTGA
- the pabB gene encoding aminodeoxychorismate synthase component I — protein sequence MNTTPAEHRVPTPVARFDSAWPAETGWNLRFSLPRFVHAAREVDEVLPVLHAVDRAAAGGAWAVVALAYEAAAAFEPAYRFRGAPGVPLVWAAIFDGPDALDGVANATTARAAAPPHDASFRPLLDRTSFRGRVESVQRHIAAGDTYQVNLTFSLRGQAPADVDGWYERLRRAQRAGFCARLDLGSQVVVSLSPELFFERRGTLVRTRPMKGTAARGRWLAEDEAVAAALAASDKARAENVMIVDLLRNDLGRIATTGSVRVPHLFTPERYPTLWQLTSTVEAEVPRERTLTDVLSALFPCGSVTGAPKIRTMEIIATHESTPRGLYTGAIGFVRPGGDCSFSVAIRTIVVDRQSGEATLGVGAGITADSVADDEYDECLLKGAFAACGAGTRRRTALAVWPRDAHSAFSLVETMPLAQGTIARRARHVARMAASAAYFGFAWRQDAVDEVLDAAAVAHPTGTWRLRLLVDAHGVPTLACTAFAPDGRRWLVAVSSTRVDGRDPFLCNKTTNRETYDEARALRPDVDEVLLVNEAGELTEATVANLVVEIDGVAWTPPRECGLLGGTSRDALIEAGRLVERRLTPADLRRATSVWLVNSLRGRIEVEVVD from the coding sequence ATGAACACGACACCGGCCGAGCACCGCGTGCCGACGCCTGTCGCCCGGTTCGACTCTGCGTGGCCGGCCGAAACGGGCTGGAACCTGCGGTTCAGCCTCCCCCGCTTCGTCCACGCGGCACGCGAGGTCGACGAGGTGCTCCCCGTCCTCCACGCCGTCGACCGCGCCGCGGCGGGCGGAGCGTGGGCGGTGGTCGCGCTCGCTTACGAGGCAGCGGCCGCCTTCGAGCCCGCGTACCGGTTTCGGGGAGCCCCGGGTGTCCCGCTCGTCTGGGCGGCGATCTTCGACGGCCCGGACGCCCTCGATGGGGTGGCGAACGCGACGACGGCGCGAGCGGCGGCACCGCCACACGACGCCTCGTTCCGGCCGCTGCTCGACCGGACGTCATTTCGCGGGCGCGTCGAGTCGGTCCAGCGGCACATCGCCGCCGGCGACACCTACCAGGTGAACCTGACGTTCTCCCTCCGGGGTCAGGCACCGGCAGACGTCGACGGGTGGTACGAACGGCTGCGCCGCGCGCAGCGGGCCGGCTTCTGCGCGAGGCTCGACCTGGGAAGCCAGGTCGTCGTCAGCCTCTCGCCCGAGCTGTTCTTCGAACGCCGCGGCACGCTCGTGCGTACTCGGCCCATGAAGGGCACGGCCGCCCGCGGACGGTGGCTGGCCGAGGACGAGGCCGTCGCGGCCGCCCTGGCCGCGTCGGACAAAGCGCGGGCCGAGAACGTCATGATCGTCGACCTGCTGCGCAACGACCTCGGGCGCATCGCGACCACCGGGAGCGTTCGCGTGCCGCACCTCTTCACCCCCGAGCGTTACCCCACGTTGTGGCAGCTCACCTCGACAGTCGAGGCCGAGGTGCCGCGCGAGCGCACGCTCACCGACGTGCTCTCGGCGCTGTTTCCGTGCGGCTCCGTCACCGGCGCGCCGAAGATCCGGACGATGGAGATCATCGCCACGCACGAATCCACGCCCCGCGGTCTCTACACGGGCGCGATTGGCTTCGTCCGCCCTGGCGGCGACTGCAGCTTCAGCGTCGCCATCCGCACGATCGTCGTGGATCGACAGTCGGGGGAGGCGACGCTCGGCGTCGGGGCGGGCATCACGGCCGACTCCGTCGCGGATGACGAGTACGACGAGTGCCTGCTGAAGGGCGCGTTCGCCGCGTGCGGTGCCGGGACCAGACGACGGACCGCGTTGGCTGTCTGGCCGCGCGATGCGCACTCCGCGTTCTCTCTCGTTGAGACAATGCCGCTCGCTCAGGGGACCATCGCGCGTCGGGCCAGGCACGTGGCCCGCATGGCGGCCTCGGCTGCCTACTTCGGCTTCGCGTGGCGGCAGGACGCCGTCGACGAGGTCCTCGACGCGGCAGCGGTGGCACACCCGACTGGCACCTGGCGACTGCGCCTGCTCGTCGACGCGCACGGTGTCCCGACGCTCGCCTGCACAGCCTTCGCGCCGGACGGGCGCCGTTGGCTCGTCGCCGTCTCCTCGACTCGCGTCGACGGCCGCGACCCATTCCTCTGCAACAAGACCACCAATCGCGAGACGTACGACGAGGCCCGCGCGCTCCGGCCGGACGTCGACGAGGTGCTCCTCGTGAACGAGGCCGGCGAGCTCACCGAGGCAACCGTCGCGAACCTCGTCGTCGAGATCGACGGCGTCGCGTGGACGCCTCCCCGCGAGTGCGGTCTGCTCGGCGGGACCTCCCGGGATGCGCTGATCGAGGCGGGGCGGCTCGTCGAGCGACGCCTGACCCCCGCCGATCTCCGACGGGCGACGTCTGTCTGGCTGGTGAACAGCCTCCGCGGACGGATCGAGGTCGAGGTCGTGGACTGA
- a CDS encoding LysR family transcriptional regulator has protein sequence MEFIELQAFVAVARERSFSRAAVRLFRTQPAVSLAIKRLEDDVGRQLFTRTSRSAELTDAGEVLLDYASRLCALRDEAQRAMDTLPSDRPGDVTIGANETLVAVLLPAIGAHQHANPSSRLDVRRLHARDITTSVRLGELDFGVLGLRPEDPAIEAVPIGTDEVVVLVPPTHRLADAVSVRLQDIAQETFVGHGARSWTRDRIEALFERAGFRPRIGIVLPTLDTVKGAVERGLGVTAALRSAACSDVASGRLAAVRLDEAGLTRQIWLVFDRTRPQSAAARRFLDVARHSFGSPGGVIAFDGGEARDTRRAARVARRAASSS, from the coding sequence ATGGAGTTCATCGAGTTGCAGGCCTTCGTCGCGGTTGCCCGTGAGCGCAGCTTCTCTCGCGCGGCCGTGCGGCTGTTCCGCACCCAGCCGGCCGTGAGCCTGGCGATCAAGCGGCTCGAGGACGATGTCGGCCGCCAGTTGTTCACTCGCACGTCGCGGTCCGCGGAGCTGACCGATGCCGGTGAGGTCCTGCTCGACTACGCCAGCCGGTTGTGCGCGCTGCGCGACGAGGCCCAGCGCGCAATGGACACACTGCCGTCCGACCGTCCTGGCGACGTGACGATTGGCGCAAACGAGACGCTGGTCGCCGTCCTGCTGCCCGCGATCGGGGCCCACCAGCACGCGAACCCGTCGAGTCGCCTCGACGTGCGCCGACTGCACGCCCGTGACATCACGACGTCGGTGCGGCTCGGAGAACTGGACTTCGGCGTGCTGGGCCTCAGACCCGAGGACCCCGCCATCGAGGCGGTCCCCATCGGCACGGACGAGGTCGTCGTGCTCGTCCCACCGACGCATCGGCTGGCTGACGCTGTCAGCGTGCGGCTGCAGGACATCGCGCAGGAGACCTTCGTCGGGCACGGCGCGCGATCGTGGACGCGCGATCGAATCGAGGCCCTGTTCGAACGGGCCGGGTTCCGGCCGCGGATCGGCATCGTCCTGCCCACGCTCGACACCGTGAAGGGCGCGGTCGAGCGAGGCCTGGGGGTGACGGCCGCGTTGCGATCGGCGGCGTGCTCCGACGTCGCGAGCGGCAGGCTCGCGGCGGTGCGGCTCGACGAGGCTGGCTTGACCCGGCAGATCTGGCTTGTGTTCGACCGGACGAGGCCTCAATCGGCGGCGGCCCGCCGATTCCTCGACGTCGCACGGCACTCGTTCGGCTCGCCCGGCGGAGTGATCGCCTTCGACGGAGGCGAAGCGCGCGACACGCGTCGGGCGGCACGCGTGGCACGAAGGGCTGCGTCCAGTTCGTGA
- a CDS encoding pirin family protein produces the protein MSVRPVRQISRTKAALEGAGVRLQRAFGFGDTTAFDPFLLFDDFRNEDPADYLAGFPWHPHRGIETITYVLAGSVEHGDSLGNRGSLGAGDVQWMTAGRGIMHQEMPKGDAAGRMHGFQLWANLPASLKMTAPRYQDVAAGDIPDVVDDDGTRVRVVCGEFWGKAGPVEGVAADPRYLDVSVPPGRLRRIPVDRASHAFAYVFAGSGTFRDASPPQGILTEQVDGATRRVLPGKAENRSLVLFDRGDEIVVQAGGDGIRFLLVSGRPIEEPVAWYGPIVMNTEQELRQALQELRSGTFIRD, from the coding sequence ATGTCAGTGCGACCCGTCAGGCAGATCTCTCGAACCAAGGCGGCCCTCGAAGGGGCGGGGGTGAGGCTCCAGCGCGCGTTCGGATTCGGCGATACGACCGCGTTCGACCCGTTCCTGCTCTTCGACGACTTCCGGAACGAGGATCCGGCCGACTACCTCGCCGGCTTTCCGTGGCATCCGCACCGCGGCATCGAGACGATCACGTACGTGCTGGCGGGGTCGGTGGAGCACGGCGACAGCCTCGGCAACCGTGGCAGCCTCGGGGCTGGCGACGTGCAGTGGATGACGGCCGGGCGCGGCATCATGCACCAGGAAATGCCGAAGGGCGACGCTGCCGGGCGCATGCACGGCTTCCAGCTCTGGGCGAACCTGCCGGCATCGCTGAAGATGACGGCGCCGCGCTACCAGGACGTGGCGGCCGGGGACATTCCCGACGTGGTCGACGACGACGGAACGCGTGTGCGGGTGGTCTGCGGCGAGTTCTGGGGCAAGGCCGGGCCGGTCGAGGGCGTGGCCGCCGACCCGCGTTACCTCGACGTGTCGGTGCCGCCGGGCCGCCTGCGTCGGATTCCGGTCGACCGCGCGAGCCACGCGTTCGCGTACGTGTTCGCCGGGTCGGGAACCTTCAGGGATGCGTCGCCGCCGCAGGGCATCCTCACCGAGCAAGTCGACGGGGCCACCAGGCGCGTCCTGCCCGGCAAGGCGGAGAATCGATCGCTCGTGCTCTTCGATCGCGGCGACGAGATCGTCGTGCAGGCCGGCGGCGATGGCATTCGATTCCTGCTCGTGTCAGGGCGGCCCATCGAGGAGCCGGTGGCTTGGTACGGTCCCATCGTCATGAACACCGAGCAGGAACTGCGCCAGGCGCTGCAGGAGCTGCGCAGCGGGACGTTCATCCGAGACTGA